One region of Chaetodon auriga isolate fChaAug3 chromosome 5, fChaAug3.hap1, whole genome shotgun sequence genomic DNA includes:
- the LOC143320295 gene encoding uncharacterized protein LOC143320295 has translation MSSIEYFSEFVNEQLTAAAEEIFRVFKKTIFAYEEELSRQRKLLDTVWTPEIKLHRIDLPQHHVRKTEEEVLCDQQKISSVDQEEPELPQIKEEEEELCTSLEGEQLVLKQETEDFMLIPAHEGSDRSDPEPRNDHQLLSNSSQSQDQRGGEHGHSGSTDAEPKPTGSGSNEIHCNAPRGKKSFKCDTCGKDNKTKSKLDIHMRMHTGEKPYTCSTCGKKFNQISVLNSHIRIHTGEKPYPCKTCGKCFRCSSGLWAHMRTHSSKRPYLCNTCGKGFGDTSTLKRHIASHTGERPYSCKTCGKKFTRSSVLKIHLRVHTGEKPYLCKTCGESFRVMSGLKRHMKIHTDEKPYSCETCGKGFRFGSDLTVHTRVHTGEKPYLCKACGKYFMSTSALSIHMRRTHTDERLITCRTLEVFQI, from the exons ATGTCTTCAATTGAGTATTTTAGCGAGTTTGTCAACGAgcagctgactgctgctgccGAGGAAATATTCAGAGTTTTCAAGAAAACTATCTTCGCATATGAGGAAGAGCTCAGTCGACAGCGCAAACTGCTGGATACAGTCTGGACACCTGAAATAAAGCTACACAGGATAG ACCTCCCTCAGCATCATGTCCGTAAGACCGAGGAGGAGGTTCTCTGTGACCAGCAGAAGATCTCCAGTGTGGACCAAGAGGAGCCAGAACTTCCACAgatcaaagaggaagaggaggaactcTGCACCAGTctggagggagagcagcttgtACTGAAGCAGGAGACTGAAGACTTTATGTTGATTCCTGCTCATGAGGGAAGTGACCGCAGTGACCCAGAACCAAGAAATGACCACCAGCTTCTCTCTAACAGCTCTCAGAGCCAAGATCAGAGAGGAGGCGAGCATGGACACTCAGGGTCAACAGATGCAGAGCCAAAGCCAACGGGAAGCGGAAGTAATGAAATTCACTGTAATGCTCCAAGAGGTAAAAAGTCTTTCAAATGTGACACTTGTGGGAAAGATAATAAGACTAAGTCAAAATTAGATATTCACATGAGAATGCACACTGGTGAGAAACCATATACTTGCAGCACTTGTGGGAAAAAATTCAATCAGATATCAGTATTGAACAGTCATATCAGAATCCACACGGGTGAGAAGCCTTATCCTTGCAAAACATGCGGCAAATGTTTCAGATGCTCGAGTGGCTTGTGGGCCCACATGAGAACCCACTCAAGTAAGAGGCCGTACCTTTGCAACACCTGTGGGAAAGGATTTGGTGACACTTCTACATTGAAGAGGCATATTGCAAGCCACACAGGTGAGAGGCCATATTCTTGCAAAACATGTGGGAAAAAATTCACACGTAGTAGTGTCTTGAAAATCCACCTGAGAgtccacacaggtgagaagccgTACCTTTGCAAGACCTGCGGGGAAAGTTTCAGAGTCATGTCAGGGTTGAAAAGACATATGAAAATCCACACCGACGAGAAGCCGTATTCTTGCGAAACGTGTGGAAAAGGTTTCCGATTTGGCAGCGACTTGACAGTCCACACGAGAGTCCACACAGGCGAGAAGCCGTACCTTTGCAAGGCTTGTGGGAAATATTTCATGTCGACAAGTGCCTTGTCGATCCACATGAGAAGAACCCACACAGATGAAAGGCTAATTACTTGCAGAACATTGGAGGTTTTTCAGATTTAA